CTGTCGTTCTTCGACAGCGCCCTGAAGTGGCGCGCCGAGCCGGGCGAATTCAGGCTGATGGTCGGCAGCGCGTCCGACGACATCCGGCTGGAAACGACCCTGCACCTCCAATGAGAGACACCATGAACGATACCCCCGTCATCACCTCGGTCCGCGTGATCCCCGTCGCGGGGCGGGACAGCATGCTGCTGAACCTGTCCGGCGCGCACGCGCCTTTCTTCACCCGCAACCTGCTGATCCTCACCGACAGTTCTGGCAGGCAGGGCGTGGGCGAAGTGCCGGGCGGCGAAGCGATCCGCAAGACGCTGGAAGATGCGCAGGCGCTGATCGTCGGCCGCCCGGTCGGCGACTATAACGCGGTGCTGAACTCGGCCCGCACGGCGTTCGCCAGCCGCGATGCGGGCGGCCGCGGCGTGCAGACGTTCGACCTGCGCGTGGCGATCCATGCGGTGACGGCCATCGAATGCGCACTGCTCGATTTGCTGGGCCAGTTCCTCGGCGTGCCGGTGGCGGCGCTGCTGGGAGAGGGGCAGCAACGCGACCAGGTGCCGATCCTGGGCTACCTGTTCTACATCGGCGACAAGCATAAAACCGACCTGCCGTACGCCAGCGAACCGGATGCGCCGGATGCCTGGAGCCGGCTGCGCCATGAAGAAGCCTTGACGCCCGAGGCGATCGTGGCGCTGGCGGATGCGGCGTACGATCGCTATGGCTTCCGCGACTTCAAGCTGAAAGGCGGCGTGCTGCGCGGCGAGGAGGAAATCGAAGCGGTGACGGCGCTGGCGGAACGCTTCCCCGAAGCGCGCATCACGCTGGACCCGAACGGCGGCTGGCTGCTGGAGGATGCGATCCGCCTGTGCCGCGACAAGGGCGACGTGCTGGCCTATGCGGAAGACCCGTGCGGTCCGGAGAACGGCTACTCGGGCCGCGAGGTGATGGCCGAGTTCCGCCGCGCGACCGGCCTGCCGACGGCGACCAACATGATCGCCACCGACTGGCGCGAGATGAGCCATGCCATCGCCCTGCAGTCCGTGACGATCCCGCTGGCCGATCCGCACTTCTGGACGATGCAGGGTTCGGTGCGCGTGGCGCAGCTGTGCCAGGCATTCGGCCTCACGTGGGGTTCGCATTCGAACAACCATTTCGACGTGTCGCTGGCGATGTTCACCCACGTGGCCGCGGCGGCGCCGGGCAACATCACCGCCATCGACACGCACTGGATCTGGCAGGACGGCCAGCGCCTCACGAAGGAACCGCTGCGGATCGTGGGCGGCCTGGTCGACGTGCCGAAGACGCCGGGCCTGGGCGTGGAACTGGACATGGACGAAGTGGAAGCGGCGCACCGGCGCTACCTGGGCATGGGCCTGGGCGCGCGCAACGACGCGGCCGCGATGCAGTTCCTGGTGCCGGGCTGGCAGTTCGACAGCAAACGTCCATGCCTGGTGCGCTGATGGCGGACACCGACAAGCACGCCGACAAGGACGCCGGCAACATGCCGGGCAGGCGCCGCCGCAAGGGCCTCGGCCTGACGCTGCGCGACGTGGCCCGGCTGGCCAACGTGGCGCCGATCACCGCGTCGCGCGCGTTGAACACGCCCGACGCGGTGTCGGACGAGATCCTGCGGCGCGTGAAGGATGCCGTCGAGCGCACCGGCTACGTGCCGAACCTGCTCGCCGGCGGCCTCGCGTCGCGCCGCTCGCGACTGGTGGCCGCCGTGGTGCCGACCATTACCGGCTCGGTGTTCTTGGAGACGGTACAGGCGCTGACCGAGACGCTGGCGGCCAACGGCTACCAGATGATGCTGGGCCAGTCCGGCTACCACGGCTCGCGCGAGGACGCGCTGCTGGAAACGATCATCGGCCGCCGCCCGGACGGCGTGATCCTCACCGGCATCATGCACTCCACGCTGGCGCGGCGCCGGCTGGTGGCCAGCGGCATTCCCGTCGTCGAGACATGGGACCTGACGCCGACGCCGGTCGACATGCTGGTGGGTTTTTCGCACGAGAAGGTGGGCGCCGCCGTGGCGCAGTTCCTGCACAGGCGCGGCCGGCGCCGCATGGCCTGCATCAGCGCCGACGACGAACGCGCAATCCGCCGCAACCTTGCCTTCGCCAACGCCGCCCAGGCGCTGGGAGCGGACGTGGTACCGACCCACATGGTGCCGGCGCCCAGTTCCGTGGCCAGCGGCCGCGAAGGCCTGCGCGCGCTGCTGGCGAAAGACCCGTCGCTCGACGCGATCTTCTGCAGCTCCGACATGGTGGCGCTCGGCGTGCTGACCGAGGCCCAGGCACAGGGCATCAGGGTGCCGGACCAGCTGGCCATCATCGGGCTGGGCGACCTCGCCATGTCGCGCGAGCTGCACCCGGCGCTGACCACCGTGCGGGTCGACGGCACGCTGATCGGGCACACCGCCGCGCAGTACATCATGCAGCGCGCCGACGGGCTGGTGGTGGCGGAGCCGGTGTGCGATGTGGGGTTTACGATCGTGGAGCGGGCGACGACTTAGGAGCCATAAGATGAACTTGATGGACTACCTTCATGCGGTCAATGACGAGCACACATTTCTGGCGTTCGTGCATGCTTTGACGAAGGACCGTCATGCTGCTGTGAACAAATCTGCCGCCGACAACAGCGATGACGTTGAGAACGGCTGGAGCAATGAAACAATAGAAGGGTTTCTGGAGTCAGCACATGCCTGGGCGGAGGAATCCGATTTCGGTGCGCGGCAGGGGCTTGATTCTGCCTCGCCCTGGAAAAAGTTCGCGACTTTTCTATATTGCGGGAAAGTTTACGAATAAGCGTGCTCAAGCCGGCGCGGTCGCCCGCTCCAGCTCCGCCAGCCACACCATCGCATGCTCGCGGCTGTCGCCGCACATGTCGGCCGCTGGCTGCAGGCCGCCGCAAAACGCCGGCCGCTCCGGCTTGCCGAACACGCGGCACCGGTTGTCGTCATCGAGCTGCACGCAGCGCACGCCGGCGGGCTTGCCGTTCGGCATGCCGGGAAGCGGGCTGGTAATCGAGGGCGCGGTGCAGCAGGCACCGCAATGGTCGCGGCAGTTCATGGTCGGGCGGGCGGTAGTGTGCAAGAACGGGGCAAGGGCGGGACAGGGGCGCTGGAGAAAGCCGGCTATTGTACCCCGCTCAGTGCCCGCCCAGCAGCAGCGAAATCGAATACAGCAGCACGCCCACGACACCGCCGACCAGCGTGCCGTTGATGCGGATGAACTGCAGGTCGCTGCCCACCTGCAGCTCCAGCTTCTGCGAAATCGTTTCGGCATCCCACTTGTCGATCACCTTCTGCACCACCGCCACGATCAGCCCGCGCCGCTCGACGATCGCCTCGGCGGCGAAGCTTTTCAGCCACTCGTTCAGCTTGGCCCGCACCGTGGCGTTCTGCTCCAGCGCGGTGGCGAAAATGCGCAGCGCGCCCTGGGTGCGCAGCAGCAGCCGCGATTCGGGCGATTCGCTGGCCGCCAGCAGCCGGATGCGAATGTCGCCCCACACGCCGGACACGTATTCGCGGAACAGCGGGTGCGTTAGCCCGCGCGTCAGCAGGGCGCGCAGCTTCTGTTCGTATTCGGGCGATTCTTCTAGCTTCGCGATCAGCTCCGTGATCGCGTCGTGGAAGCGGGCGCGCCATTCGCCGTCTTCATCGGCCATGTCGTCGAGGATGCTGCCGATGCCGTCCATCAGCCGCTCGAAGAATTTTTCGTCGACCATCTTCGGTATCCACTTCGGGCTGTGGTCGTGCACCTTCTGGCGGATATAGCCACGGTTTTCCTCCAGCGCGGCGGCGACCAGGCCCAGCACCTTCTGCAGCAGGCGCACGTGCTGGCCGTTCGCCACCAGTACCGACAGCACCTGGCCCATCAGGGGCGCCAGCCTGACATCCTTCAGGCTGGAGGCCAGCGTGCCGCCGACGAAACTGGCGGCGTCGCGGTCCTCGATCATGTTCAGCACCGCGGGAATGGTGCCGACGATGCGTTCGGCCACGGCGCGGTTGTTGGTGTCGTCGACCAGCCAGCGTGCGCAGGTTCCGGCGAAATCCACGTCCTTCAGCTCGTTTCGCACCACTTCCGGCGTGATGAAGTTATGTTCCAGGAATTCGGCGATGTTGGCGCCGATCCGGTCCTTGTTGCGGGGGATGATGGCGGTGTGCGGGATCGGCAGGCCGAGCGGATGGCGGAACAGGGCGGTGACGGCGAACCAGTCGGCCAGGCCGCCCACCATCGCCGCTTCGGCGAAAGCGGCCACGAAGCCCAGCCACGGGTAATCCGGCTGCAACAGCCTGGCGGTCACGAAAACCCCGGCCATGGCGGCCAGCAGGCAGGTGGCAATGCGGCGGATGCGCCGCAGGCGCAAGAGGGGATCCCTGGACGGCAACACTATCTCCCGGCAAAAGACTTGCCCGATGATACGTCGGCACGGCCGTGCGTTACCGTTCGGTACGTCACGATGCGGCCGGCTGGATTAGGATTGCCGGTACAGGAAAAACCACGGAGATCACCATGGACCGCGAACGACCGAAAGCAGGCGACGTGGTGCGGCCGATCGGCTGGCACCAGCAGATGATCGTCATCGCCGTGCGGGGCGACGATATCCGCTGCCGCTGGAACGACGACGAAGGCGAGCACGAGCAGGCATTTCCGTCCGGCCAGCTGGAAACGGTGCACCGCGGCGCCGAATTTTCCGCCAATCCGGAGCGCAGCCGGATCACGCATCGCCCTTAGTGCAGGGAGACGCAACCTTGACGTTGCTTTAGTGCAGGTCTATCATTTACTGACCCGCCAGTAAGTAAAGGGGCGGGTAATTGCAAGCAAGCGTCACGACAAGCGTCAAAACAAGCGTCGAAAAAGTGTCAAGCAAGCAGCAGGCAGCCCCGTAACAGCCAAGTATTAGCAAAGCAATCCCTCTATGCAATCCGACACGAAACCGCGCTGGGAGCGCCGCAAGGACGCCCGGCCGCAGGAACTGCTGGCCGCCGCGCTGGACCTGTTCGTGGACCGCGGCTACGCCGCCACCCGCCTGGAAGACGTGGCGCGTCGCGCCGGCGTGTCGAAAGGCACGCTCTATCTCTATTTCGAAAACAAGGAAGAGCTGTTCAAGGCCGTCGTTCGCGAGAATATCGTGGGAGTGATCGGCAAGGCGGAGAGCGATGTCGCCGCCGCCGACAGCACTTCCTGCAGCGAGCTGCTGCGCGCGATGCTGCGCCGCTGGTGGGCCGATGTGGCCTCCACGCGCGCCTCCGGGCTGGCCAAGCTGATGGTGGCCGAAGCCGGTAATTTTCCTGAAATTGCCCGGTTTTACAATGAGGAAGTGATCGCGCGCGGCCATGCGCTGATCGCCTCCATTGTGCAGCGCGGCGTGGAGCGTGGCGAATTCGTGCCGGTCGATGCGGAAATGATGACGCGCGTGTTGACGGCGCCCGTCACGATGCTGATGCTGTGGGCGCACAGCTTCGATCCGTGCTGCGGGCCGGTCGACCCGGAAGCGTTCATGGATGTCTATCTCGGCCTGGTCGAGCGCGGCATGGCACGGCCGGCGTGAACCGGCAAGGCTGCCGCAAGTTCGTGCGCAGCCATCGCAATTTCGTTCATTCAACCCCGCCAAACTGCAGACTGTCGCAATTTCAGGCCACCCGCCGTCGTTATCGTTAATATCCCGTCCAGACCAGTTCAACGATAAAATGACGGATTCTTATTCCTTCACTAAAGTCTAAAAGATGAATATCGAACAAGCCCGATTCAATATGATCGAACAGCAGATTCGTCCGTGGGACGTGCTGGACACCGATATCCTCGATCTGTTGATGGTTGTTAAACGCGAGGATTTTGTACCGGAAGCCTACAGGAAACTGGCTTTTGTCGACACTTCCATCCCGCTGCCGGGCGGCGCCTCGATGCTGAACCCGAAGATCGAAGCGCGCATCGTGCAGGACGTGCACGTGAAGAAGCATGAGAACGTTTTGCTGGTCGGTGCCGGCAGCGGCTATGTGGCCGCGCTGCTGGCGCACCGCGCCCGTCACGTGACCGTGGTCGAGATCGATCCGGCGCTGAAGGAACTGGCACAGAAGAACCTGGCCGCGAACGGCATCACCAATGCGACCGTGGAACTGGGCAACGGCGCGCAGGGCTGGGCCAACGGCGCCCCGTTCGACGTGATCGTGTTTGCCGGCGCGCTGCCGGTGCTGCCGGAATCGGTGCTGCAGCAGGTGAAGCCCGAAGGCCGCATCCTGGCGATCATCGGCGAATCGCCGGTCATGTCCGCGCACCTGATCACCCGCACCGCCGAAGGCAGCTACGACACGAAGAAGCTGTTCGAGACCGACGTGCAGCCGCTGCAGGCCGCCGTCACGCCATCGCACTTCACGTTCTGAAAGCTGGCCATGCAACAGATTACCGCTCCCGAGCTGGCCGCCTGGCTGGCCGATGACAAGCGCGCGCGCCCGTTCCTGCTGGACGTGCGCGAGAACTGGGAATTCGACACCTGCCATATCGAAGGTGCGACCCTGATGCCGATGCAGTCCATCCCGGCCCGCATCGACGACCTGGACGAGGATGCGGAAATCGTCTGCATCTGCCACCACGGCGCGCGCAGCCTGCAGGTGGCGGCGTTCCTGGAGCGGCACGGCTTCCAGAAAGTCACGAACCTGACGGGCGGCGTACACGCCTGGGCATTGCAGGTGGATGAATCGATGCCGAAGTACTGAGCAGGCGATCATCGCGGCGGCCGGGAAAAGAACAACACGAACCAACCCTTGACGAGTCCAACGGAGAACGCAATGCAGAGACCCCTTATCGCCATGCTGATCGCCGGCGCATTGACATGGAATGCACCAGCGGCGCAGGCGGCCGATCTGATCCAGGTTTATCAGCAGGCGCTGGCAAACGATGCCACGTATGCCAGCGCGCGCAATTCGCTGACAGTGGGGCAGGAACGGATTACCCAGGGGCGTTCCCAATTGTTGCCGGGGATTGCGCTGCAGGGCAACCACACGCGTTTCTACGGTACGACCACGCCGCCGACCGGACAGAAGGCGGATTCCGACAACCACCAGAATTCCTACAGCTTGACGCTGTCACAGCCGCTGTTCGATTACGCGGCATGGCAGTCTTACGAGCAAAGCAAGCTGTCGCAGGCACAGGCCGAAGTACAGTTCGCGCAGGCCCGGCAGGACCTGATCGTGCGCGTGGCCCAGTCCTATTTCGACGTGCTGACGGCGCAGGACAACCTGGCATCGATCCAGGCGCAAAAGTCCGCCACGACCGAGCAGCTGGCATCGGCCAAGCGCAACTTCGAAGTCGGCACGCAGACCATTACCGATACCCACGAAGCGCAAGCCGCGTACGACCTGGTGGTGGCGCAGGAATTCGCCGCCATCAACGCACTCGAAGTGGCGCGCACCGCGCTGCAGCAGATCGTCGGCACCGCGCCGGCATCGCTGGCCACGTTGCGCGCCGGGGTGACGATCGCGCCGCCGGAACCGGCCAACATCGAGCCATGGATCTCGGCCGCCGAGGCGGACAACTTCAATGTGGCGCTGCAGCGGCTGAGCGTGGAAATCGCCAAGCGCGAGATCGCCCGCAACCGCGCCGGCCACCTGCCGACGGTGGACTTCACCGCCAACTCCAACCGCGTCAGCCAGACGGGCCTGGGCATCACCCGCGGGACGACGGTCGGCGTGACATGGACGGTGCCGATCTTCAACGGTTTCGCCGTCACCAGCAAGGTGCGCGAAACCATCGCCCTGGAAGAAAAATCACGCAACGACCTGGAAGCGAACCGGCGTGCGGCCGCGCAGAGCGCCCGCCAGGCCTACCTGGGCGTCAACAGCGGGCTGGCGCAGGTCAGGGCGCTGCAGGCGGCGGAAGTGTCGAGCCAGTCCGCGCTGGAATCGAACAAGCTGGGCTACCAGGTGGGCGTGCGGATCAACATCGACGTGCTGAATGCGCAGCGCCAGCTGTACTCCACGCAGCGCGACCTGGCAAAGGCCCGCTACGACACGATCATGAACGGCCTGCGGCTGAAGGCGGCCGCCGGCACGCTGCGGGACGAGGACCTGGCGCCGGTGAATGCGTTGCTGACGAACTGACTCCGCCCGGGAGGCGAAAACCGGTGTCCGGCATCCGCGCCTGCGGCGTGGTGTCCGACACCATCCAGCTTCCAGCAATGAAAAACGCCGGCCCGTGCGATGCACGGGCCGGCGTTTTTCATGGGCTGCGCGACAATCAGCGCAGGCCGCCGCCTTCGGCATCGAACGAGCGTTCGATCAGCTCGATCTTGTAGCCGTCCGGGTCGGTCACGAAGGCGATCACGGTGGTGCCGCCTTTCACGGGGCCCGGCTCGCGGGTCACGTTGCCGCCGTTCGCCTTGACCGCCGCGCAGGCTTCCACGATGTTCTCGGAAGAGATGGCGATATGGCCGTAGGCGTTGCCCAGGTCGTAGCTGTCGGTACCGTAGTTGTACGTCAGTTCCAGCTCGGCGTGATCCGGGTTGTTGCCGTAGCCGACGAAGGCCAGCGTGTACTGGTACTCGGGATTGTCGCTGGTGCGCAGCAGTTTCATGCCGAGCACGTTGGTATAGAAATCGATGGAGCGCTGCAGGTCACCGACCCGCAGCATGGTATGCAGGATGCGCATTGCCGTAGTCTTTCGTTGTTGCCAAAGGTGCGATTGTAGGGGTTTTCGCGGATCTTCGCCGAGAGCGACCGGCCGCCTGTGCGCCGGTTGCTTTCGTATTTGCCCGGAGTCCGGTTGCTGTTATTGCCCCGCCGGCGCCACGCGCCAGATCGTGTTGCCCACGTCATCGGCCACCAGCAGCGCGCCATCCTTCGCCACGGCGACACCGACCGGGCGGCCCTTGGCGCGTTCTTCCTTGCTGAGGAACCCGGTGAGGAAATCCTGCGGCGGGCCGGAAGGCTTGCCGTCCGCGAACGGCACGAACACCACCTTGTAGCCGCTGTGCGGCTTGCGGTTCCACGAGCCGTGCTGGCCGATGAACGCGCCACCCTGGTAGCTGGCGGGGAACAGCCTGGCCGTATAGAACTCCAGGCCCAGCGATGCCGTATGCCCGCCCAGCGCGTAGTCTGGCACGATGGCCTTGGCGACCAGGTCCGGCCGCTGCTTCTCGACGCGGGTGTCGACATGCTGGCCGAACCAGCTGTACGGCCAGCCGTAGAAGCCGCCGTCCTTCACCGAGGTCAGGTAGTCCGGCACCAGGTCGTTGCCCAGTTCGTCGCGCTCGTTGACCACGGTCCACAGCGTCTTCGTCTTCGGTTCCCACGCCATGCCGTTCGGGTTGCGCAGGCCCGTGGCATACAGCCGCGATTTGCCGGTGGCGCGCTCTAGCTGCCAGATGGCGGCGCGGCCTTCCTCCTTGTCGATGCCGTTCTCGGCCACGTTCGAGTTCGAGCCCACGGTCATGTACAGGAACTTGCCGTCCGGGCTGGCGGTAATGTTCTTCGTCCAGTGGTGGTTCAGCGGGCCGGCGGGCAGGCTCATCACTTTCACACCCGATGCCGCGATGGCCGTCTTGCCTTCCTCGTACGGGAAGCGCACCACGGCATCCGAGTTCGCCACATAGAAGTCCTTGTTCACCAGCACCATGCCGAACGGCGAGCTCAGGTTCTTCAGGAACACGCTGCGCGTTTGCGCCGCGCCGTTCGCGTCCACGCCGCGCAGCAGCGTGATGCGGTTCGCCGACGGCGAAACGGCCCCCGCCTTTTTCTGCATGTGCTTCATGATCGCGCCCTTGACGCCCTTGCTGTCCTCCGGCTTCGGCGGCGCGTTCGTCTCGGCCACCAGCACGTCGCCGTTGGGCAGCACGTACAGCCAGCGGGGGTGGTCGAGATCGCGGGCGTAGGCGGTGACCGTGAAGCCGGCCGCGGCCACGGGTTTCTCGTCGCCTTTCCACACGTCGGTGGGCGCCACGTTCACGGTCGGGATCAGCGACTTCTCCGGTGCCGGCAACTTGGGATTCGGGCCCCAGCCGGCGGGAAAGCCGGTCGATGCGGCGGCCGGTGCGGAAGGCGAGGCGGGGGACTGGGCCAGGGCGGCGCCGCTGGCCAGCAGGGCGCCAAGAACAAGGATCGGTTTCATGATGGTCGTGTCGGCAGGCGTTGGAAGAACATGGAACCCGGAAAAAAATCCCGGCAAGCAGGCCGGGAAACAGTCCGGGGAAAGGAACAGGTTCAGTCGCGCTTGATCACCGGCAGCGGATCCGCTTCCGGCGCGGCATTGCCCGGCGGCGCTTTCTGGATGCCGGCTTCCTGCTGGTGCAGGTCGGTGTCGACCAGGCCCGCTTCGATATCGCGTCCGGCCTGCTCGATGCGGCTGCGCACCGGCTGGTGCTGCGTGCCCTCGGGCGACTGGTCGCGTTCGTGCGGCAGCCGCTTGCCGGCCGTGTCGTCGATGTGGACTTCGGTATTGACCTGGCGGTCTACCGTGTTCGGCTCTCTCGATTCACTCATGATGCGTCTCTCCAATTACTTAGCTGAATCTCATGTTATCGGTTACGCCCGATCGTGGTCGCCCGCTTGGGAGTGTTGCATTATTGCCATTTTCATAGTGCATTCCTGCCATGAAGTGGTTAGCATGAAAGACTGCTTCGCCAACGAAAGGCAACCGCTTGAAACCCCTCCAGAACCACATGCCCGGCCCGGATGCAGCCGGTCATCATGCGGCCGACCACGCCGTGCCGGCGAACTGCCGGAACTGCGGCACCGCCGTGGCCGACCACTATTGCCCGCACTGCGGCCAGGAAACTCGGCTGCACATGCCGAGCTTTACGGAATTCGCGCATGAATTCATCAGCCATTACGTGGCACTGGAGGGCAAATTGTGGGGCACGTTCATGCGCCTGCTGTTCCGGCCGGGCGCGCTGACGAACGAATACCTGGCCGGCCGGCGCCGCCGTTACGTGGAACCGCTGCGCCTGTACCTCACGCTATCGATCCTGTTCTTTGCGCTGATCAAGGTGTCCGGCGTCAGCGTGTTCAGCACGACGGTCGATACCGCGCCCGCCGTGATCGCCGGCGCGCCCGCCGCCCGGGGCGTCGAGAAAAGCCCGGCAGAACGCGGCGACACGCTGGAAATCGGCGCCAGCCTGCCGCAAGAGCTGAAGGGCTGGCCGGCCGTCGCACACGCCGTCGACCGCTTCGACGAACTGGGCAACGAGGAGAAAGGCAAGGCGCTATCGGCCAGCTTCTTCCGCTACGCGCCGTATGCGATGTTTTGCCTGATGCCCCTGTTCGCCCTGTACCTGAAGGGGCTTTACGTGGGGACGGGGCGGCGTTATGGCGAACACCTGCTGTTCGCGCTCCATGTGAACTCGTTCGCCTTCGTGATGTTTACCGCGTTCGCGGTGATGCCGGACGGTTTCTTCAAGTTCCTGCTGTTCTGCTGGCTGCTCGGCTACCTGCCGTGGGCAATGCGTCGCGTCTACCGGAAAAGCCGGTGGGGCACCGCCCTGCGCTGGGTGGCGCTGATGGCGCTGCATATGCTGTCGCTGGCGGCGGCGGTCCTGGTGGCCATGTTCCTCGGTATCGCGCTCGCCCGCTGACGCGTGGCACCCATCTTGCACAACTGACCACCGGGCCTTATACTGGTTAAATATACAGTAATCGTGAGCGTGCCCCGGGTTGATGCGGGAGCGCTGCATGGCGAAACGGCATTGAAATGAGGTACCCTTCGCCATGCACGCCTCGTGCATATATCTGTCCCGTCGAAAGCTCCCTATGCCCGCCACCCCTGCCATGTACAACACGATCGCGCTGGTCGTCCGGCCCAATACGGCCGGCATCGAAGATTCCGTGCGCGACGTTCTCGCTTTCCTGCGCCAGGGCGGCTACAGCGTCGTGTTCGATGCGGACACGGCCGCGCACCTGAACATGCCGGAGATTCCCGCGATGAGCGCGCAGGGCATCGGCGAAAAATGCGATTGCGCGATCGTCATGGGCGGCGACGGCACGATGCTGGGCATTGCCCGCCAGCTGGCGCCGTTCGAGATACCGCTGATCGGCATCAACCAGGGCCGGCTGGGCTTCATGACCGATATCCCGCGCGAAGGCATGCTGCCGGTGCTGGGCCGTATCCTTGCCGGCACCCACAAGCTGGAGCGCCGCACGCTGCTCGAAGGGCGCGTGCTGCGCAACGGCAAGCCGATCCACTTCGGGATGGCCGTCAACGACGTGGTGGTGGCGCGCGGCGCCGGCAGCGGCATGGTGGAACTGCGCGTCGATGTCGACGATCACTTCATGTACAACCAGCGCTCGGATGGCCTGATCGTTTCCACGCCCACCGGGTCGACGGCCTACGCCCTGTCGGCCGGCGGGCCGCTGCTGCATCCCACGCTGGGCGGCATCGTGCTGGTGCCGATTGCGCCGCATGCGCTGTCGAACCGGCCGATCGTGCTGCCCGACTCGAGCGAGATCGTCATCGAGATCAACCGCGGGCGCGACATCACGGTGAACTTCGACATGCAGACGTTCGCCAGCCTGATGCCGCAGGACCGCATCCATATCCGGCGCTCGCCGCACGCGATCACCTTCCTGCATCCGGAAGGCTGGAGCTACTACAACACGCTGCGCGAAAAACTGCACTGGAACGAGTACCCGTCCACGGACGGGAAAATCTGACGCAAGAATTCAACACTGGAAGCTCTTTACCGCGATCTATGCTGCGTACACTGTCCATCCGCGATTTCGTCATTGTCGATTCCATCGAACTGGAATTTTCCGCCGGCTTCACGGTGTTTACAGGCGAGACGGGCGCCGGCAAGTCGATCCTGATCGATGCGCTCACGCTGGCGCTCGGCGGGCGTGGCGATGCGAGCGTGGTGCGCGAAGGCGCGGCCAAGGCCAACATCACGGCCGATTTCGCGCTCTCCGCGGCGGCGCGGCACTGGCTCGATGCCAACGAGTTCGCCGCCGACGATGGCGGCGCGCTGCTGCGCCGCGTGATCGACAACGCCGGCCGTTCCAAGGCCTACATCAACGGCATCGCCGCCACGGCCGGCCAGTTGCGCGAGCTGGGCGACCTGCTGGTGGACATCCACGGCCAGCATGCGCACCAGTCGCTGCTCAAGACCGAGGCGCAGCGCGAGCTGCTCGACAGCCAGGCCGGCGCCAGCGGCAAGGATGTCGCCACGGCCTACAAGGCATGGCGCGCGCTGGCCAAGCAGCTGCAGGAATTCGAAACCAATGCCGCCAACGTGCTGCTCGAACGCGAGCGCATCGAATGGCAGGTGGGCGAGCTCGACAAGCTGGCGCCGAAGCCGGGCGAGTGGACCGAGATCGGCAACGAGCACAGCCGGCTGTCGCACGCGGCCAGCCTGCTCGAAGGCGCGCAGGAAGCGCTGGCGGTCATTTCCGAATCGGACGAGCAGCCGATCGTGTCGCAGCTGTCGTCGCTGAACCAGAAGCTGGCCAAGCTGGTGTCGGTGGATGCCGAACTGCAGCCGATACTCGACCTGATCGAATCGGCCCGCATCCAGCTGCAGGAATCGGCGTATGCGCTGAACACGTACCTGGACCGCGTTGAACTGGACCCGGAGCGCCTGCGCGAAGTCGATGCGCGGATGGAGGCGCTGCATTCGTCGGCCCGCAAGTTCCGTGTCGACCCGGACGACCTGCCGGCCGAACACGCCCGGCTGACCGCGCAGTTGAGCCAGCTGGCCGATGCCACCGACATCGAAGGCCTGCGCAAGCAGGAGGCGAAGCTGAAGGACGAGTACCTGGCGGTGGCGCGGAAGCTGTCCGCCACGCGCGCCACCGCCGCGCGTGCGCTGGGCGAGGCGGTCACCAAGGCGATGCAGGACCTGAACATGACGGGCGGGCGGTTCGAGGTGGCGCTGCACCCGGCC
Above is a window of Pseudoduganella dura DNA encoding:
- the recN gene encoding DNA repair protein RecN codes for the protein MLRTLSIRDFVIVDSIELEFSAGFTVFTGETGAGKSILIDALTLALGGRGDASVVREGAAKANITADFALSAAARHWLDANEFAADDGGALLRRVIDNAGRSKAYINGIAATAGQLRELGDLLVDIHGQHAHQSLLKTEAQRELLDSQAGASGKDVATAYKAWRALAKQLQEFETNAANVLLERERIEWQVGELDKLAPKPGEWTEIGNEHSRLSHAASLLEGAQEALAVISESDEQPIVSQLSSLNQKLAKLVSVDAELQPILDLIESARIQLQESAYALNTYLDRVELDPERLREVDARMEALHSSARKFRVDPDDLPAEHARLTAQLSQLADATDIEGLRKQEAKLKDEYLAVARKLSATRATAARALGEAVTKAMQDLNMTGGRFEVALHPAEPSARGLEQVEFMVAGHAGVAPRPLAKVASGGELARISLAISVITSNATTVPTLIFDEVDSGIGGGVAEVVGRLLKRLGQERQVLCVTHLPQVASQGNSHFQVAKSTLENGKTASRIEVLDAKARVEEVARMLGGLEITATTRKHARELLAS